A single region of the Plutella xylostella chromosome 28, ilPluXylo3.1, whole genome shotgun sequence genome encodes:
- the LOC105390168 gene encoding bromodomain-containing protein 4 isoform X1 yields the protein MSDNDDLLGDDLGDQSLADYNLGNEEEEQLLADDYDGGASQNVPPSVGVAYGEPAQMVGNDYSGIDYGSQPEPYIAADTECVVPNITVEVPNIPAAPPITTPLPEHSTYAPYEPTRYEVENAVVPPAIPAAPMESPQIVPSEMHLPPVNNGEVGPPRERFPSERPPNQRTPQVRDIPDTLDKVYVPSGAPGRGRTSWRNPQYNARHHQQHPYRRNNVPRGNFNPRQSFPPPQQMQQEPPQIAPEMPPRPQMPPRPQMPPRPQMPQERPNLPHPQYRPERPMFPPNQRFNQPNFGPNIRPMPYQFRPQFNRPFGPNMREIGPNNHHMPQVTIRQPLPPNPMGPKMDEFPGKMLPLPGREPEVRMLPVQLPNNLPPGGLAGKKVLINPHFKGNFQPPVEGLTYIPTRIPKSPPIDPTLENKFGPVKDIDDAAERFIAEQRNALARAAARAQRKSPQRFIENTTIEIANELASTRDDDLLRRQEAFINANRAGLRRRMRTPSPPRRSPSPPRRRSPPPRHNNPPDEESEYRRRVREQESLRERVLRAKEVRRRKNAVTLQKQLQERQRLEKEPTKPDSEPPKPTDAALDKDRKPEPLRTDKDRKPEVIRTVPKSPERVKSPPRPAYEDLTPPREASPVKEPQQKSPERNMTPPLPPPSARAVDRAADIDLEIDDLDLILGDIDGILSDDEDVGRSKGASKQADPPKPKTDLRSRLPPKPSAQDVRPPKQRIVFNEDRDEKTRRDKSPPAKKVAVEKTSPPVENNENVEKKQAKAKQDTDTLSWKMRQRITYENKQKEPEKEEKLDDAKKPQPFLNRRVVLQRKAPTPTKLDKPDKSVFSRIEIKTDPTKPNPGIFSRAVRTAIGTDKSRIVLKKQEEPQVEYESESDVDEEKLLSEEVGMVAVVVNLPHGMTDTRLKTLAGSDVQNLSLDKEERSARITFKTTVAAESFRKKFNNKMVAASRLTVTLK from the exons ATGTCGGACAA TGACGACTTGCTAGGCGATGATTTGGGTGACCAGAGCCTTGCGGACTACAACCTCGGCAATGAGGAAGAAGAGCAGCTATTGGCTGATGACTACGACGGCGGCGCGAGCCAGAATGTTCCACCTTCCGTCGGGGTGGCCTATGGAGAACCTGCACAAATGGTTGGGAACGACTATTCCGGCATTGACTATGGGAGCCAG CCAGAGCCATACATAGCAGCGGACACAGAGTGTGTAGTCCCCAACATCACAGTAGAAGTGCCGAACATCCCGGCGGCTCCACCGATCACCACTCCGCTACCAGAACATTCCACGTATGCCCCATACGAACCAACCAGATATGAGGTGGAGAATGCCGTTGTGCCGCCTGCTATT CCAGCAGCTCCAATGGAATCTCCTCAGATTGTGCCATCAGAAATGCATTTACCACCAGTTAACA ACGGTGAAGTGGGCCCTCCTCGCGAGCGGTTCCCGTCAGAGCGGCCTCCCAACCAGCGGACGCCGCAAGTCAGAGACATACCCGATACACTCG ACAAAGTCTACGTCCCTAGCGGAGCCCCGGGCCGTGGTCGTACGTCGTGGCGCAACCCGCAATACAACGCGAGGCATCACCAGCAGCACCCGTACCGACGGAATAACGTGCCCAGG GGCAACTTCAACCCGCGCCAATCATTCCCCCCTCCGCAGCAGATGCAGCAAGAACCGCCGCAAATTGCACCGGAAATGCCCCCGAGGCCGCAAATGCCCCCGAGGCCACAAATGCCCCCACGGCCGCAAATGCCCCAAGAAAGGCCGAACTTGCCCCACCCGCAATACCGCCCCGAACGACCAATGTTCCCGCCAAACCAACGTTTCAACCAGCCCAACTTTGGACCAAACATTCGACCGATGCCATACCAATTTCGACCACAGTTCAACAGACCTTTTGGTCCGAATATGAGAGAGATTGGGCCAAATAACCACCACATGCCTCAAGTGACGATAAGACAGCCGCTACCTCCTAACCCTATGGGTCCGAAAATGGATGAGTTTCCGGGCAAAATGTTGCCGTTGCCAGGCAGAGAACCGGAGGTCAGAATGTTGCCGGTGCAATTGCCAAATAATTTGCCCCCTGGAGGGCTGGCTGGGAAGAAAGTACTGATTAACCCCCATTTTAAGGGGAACTTCCAACCACCAGTTGAAG GTCTAACCTACATTCCGACCAGAATTCCGAAGTCTCCACCGATAGATCCCACTTTGGAGAACAAATTCG GTCCTGTAAAAGACATAGACGACGCGGCCGAGCGATTTATTGCAGAGCAAAGGAATGCTCttgcgcgcgccgccgcccgcgcccagAGGAAATCTCCACAGag ATTCATAGAGAACACGACCATAGAGATAGCGAACGAGCTCGCGTCCACCCGAGACGACGACTTGCTCCGGAGACAGGAGGCGTTCATCAACGCCAACAGAGCCGGCCTGAGGAGACG TATGCGAACCCCGTCGCCCCCGCGTCGctcgccgtcgccgccgcgccgccgctcgccgccgccgcgacacAATAACCCGCCCGATGAG GAATCAGAATACCGTCGTCGCGTGCGTGAGCAAGAGAGCCTTCGAGAAAGAGTCTTAAGAGCCAAGGAGGTGCGGAGACGGAAGAACGCCGTCACACTGCAGAAACAACTGCAGGAGAG ACAACGCCTAGAGAAAGAGCCTACAAAACCCGACTCAGAACCCCCAAAACCGACCGACGCAGCTCTAGACAAGGACAGAAAACCCGAGCCGCTCCGGACAGACAAGGACAGGAAGCCCGAAGTTATACGAACTGTTCCGAAGTCTCCCGAAAGAGTTAAGTCGCCGCCGCGACCCGCGTATGAAGATCTTACGCCGCCTAGAGAAGCTAGTCCGGTTAAGGAG CCGCAACAAAAGTCCCCTGAACGCAACATGACGCCCCCCCTCCCGCCCCCCTCGGCGCGCGCCGTCGACCGCGCCGCCGACATAGACCTGGAGATAGACGACCTGGATCTGATCCTGGGCGATATCGATGGGATCCtgtctgatgatgaagatgtgGGGCGGAGCAAGGGAGCCAGCAA ACAAGCGGACCCGCCCAAGCCCAAGACCGACCTGCGCAGCCGCCTGCCGCCCAAGCCCAGCGCCCAGGATGTGCGCCCGCCCAAGCAGAGGATCGTGTTCAATGAGGACAGGGATGAGAAGACGAGGAGAG ATAAATCACCTCCTGCTAAAAAAGTCGCGGTTGAGAAAACCTCGCCTCCCGTTGAAAACAACGAAAATGTGGAAAAGAAGCAGGCCAAG GCTAAACAAGACACCGATACACTGTCTTGGAAAATGCGTCAGCGAATCACCTACGAGAATAAACAGAAAGAG CCAGAAAAGGAGGAGAAACTGGATGACGCAAAGAAACCGCAACCGTTCCTGAACCGTCGCGTCGTGCTCCAGCGCAAGGCGCCCACTCCCACCAAACTGGACAAACCGGACAAATCCGTGTTCTCCCGGATAGAGATCAAGACGGACCCGACCAAGCCCAACCCGGGGATATTCAGCCGGGCAGTCCGCACTGCCATCGGGACGGACAAATCAAGGATCGTTCTCAAAAAGCAAGAAGAACCCCAAGTGGAATATGAGTCTGAATCCGATGTGGATGAAGAGAAACTGCTCAGCGAAGAAGTTGGGATGGTAGCGGTGGTGGTGAACCTTCCGCATGGCATGACCGATACCAGGCTGAAGACGCTGGCTGGCAGCGATGTGCAG
- the LOC105390168 gene encoding titin isoform X2, with protein sequence MSDNDDLLGDDLGDQSLADYNLGNEEEEQLLADDYDGGASQNVPPSVGVAYGEPAQMVGNDYSGIDYGSQPEPYIAADTECVVPNITVEVPNIPAAPPITTPLPEHSTYAPYEPTRYEVENAVVPPAIPAAPMESPQIVPSEMHLPPVNNGEVGPPRERFPSERPPNQRTPQVRDIPDTLDKVYVPSGAPGRGRTSWRNPQYNARHHQQHPYRRNNVPRGNFNPRQSFPPPQQMQQEPPQIAPEMPPRPQMPPRPQMPPRPQMPQERPNLPHPQYRPERPMFPPNQRFNQPNFGPNIRPMPYQFRPQFNRPFGPNMREIGPNNHHMPQVTIRQPLPPNPMGPKMDEFPGKMLPLPGREPEVRMLPVQLPNNLPPGGLAGKKVLINPHFKGNFQPPVEGPVKDIDDAAERFIAEQRNALARAAARAQRKSPQRFIENTTIEIANELASTRDDDLLRRQEAFINANRAGLRRRMRTPSPPRRSPSPPRRRSPPPRHNNPPDEESEYRRRVREQESLRERVLRAKEVRRRKNAVTLQKQLQERQRLEKEPTKPDSEPPKPTDAALDKDRKPEPLRTDKDRKPEVIRTVPKSPERVKSPPRPAYEDLTPPREASPVKEPQQKSPERNMTPPLPPPSARAVDRAADIDLEIDDLDLILGDIDGILSDDEDVGRSKGASKQADPPKPKTDLRSRLPPKPSAQDVRPPKQRIVFNEDRDEKTRRDKSPPAKKVAVEKTSPPVENNENVEKKQAKAKQDTDTLSWKMRQRITYENKQKEPEKEEKLDDAKKPQPFLNRRVVLQRKAPTPTKLDKPDKSVFSRIEIKTDPTKPNPGIFSRAVRTAIGTDKSRIVLKKQEEPQVEYESESDVDEEKLLSEEVGMVAVVVNLPHGMTDTRLKTLAGSDVQNLSLDKEERSARITFKTTVAAESFRKKFNNKMVAASRLTVTLK encoded by the exons ATGTCGGACAA TGACGACTTGCTAGGCGATGATTTGGGTGACCAGAGCCTTGCGGACTACAACCTCGGCAATGAGGAAGAAGAGCAGCTATTGGCTGATGACTACGACGGCGGCGCGAGCCAGAATGTTCCACCTTCCGTCGGGGTGGCCTATGGAGAACCTGCACAAATGGTTGGGAACGACTATTCCGGCATTGACTATGGGAGCCAG CCAGAGCCATACATAGCAGCGGACACAGAGTGTGTAGTCCCCAACATCACAGTAGAAGTGCCGAACATCCCGGCGGCTCCACCGATCACCACTCCGCTACCAGAACATTCCACGTATGCCCCATACGAACCAACCAGATATGAGGTGGAGAATGCCGTTGTGCCGCCTGCTATT CCAGCAGCTCCAATGGAATCTCCTCAGATTGTGCCATCAGAAATGCATTTACCACCAGTTAACA ACGGTGAAGTGGGCCCTCCTCGCGAGCGGTTCCCGTCAGAGCGGCCTCCCAACCAGCGGACGCCGCAAGTCAGAGACATACCCGATACACTCG ACAAAGTCTACGTCCCTAGCGGAGCCCCGGGCCGTGGTCGTACGTCGTGGCGCAACCCGCAATACAACGCGAGGCATCACCAGCAGCACCCGTACCGACGGAATAACGTGCCCAGG GGCAACTTCAACCCGCGCCAATCATTCCCCCCTCCGCAGCAGATGCAGCAAGAACCGCCGCAAATTGCACCGGAAATGCCCCCGAGGCCGCAAATGCCCCCGAGGCCACAAATGCCCCCACGGCCGCAAATGCCCCAAGAAAGGCCGAACTTGCCCCACCCGCAATACCGCCCCGAACGACCAATGTTCCCGCCAAACCAACGTTTCAACCAGCCCAACTTTGGACCAAACATTCGACCGATGCCATACCAATTTCGACCACAGTTCAACAGACCTTTTGGTCCGAATATGAGAGAGATTGGGCCAAATAACCACCACATGCCTCAAGTGACGATAAGACAGCCGCTACCTCCTAACCCTATGGGTCCGAAAATGGATGAGTTTCCGGGCAAAATGTTGCCGTTGCCAGGCAGAGAACCGGAGGTCAGAATGTTGCCGGTGCAATTGCCAAATAATTTGCCCCCTGGAGGGCTGGCTGGGAAGAAAGTACTGATTAACCCCCATTTTAAGGGGAACTTCCAACCACCAGTTGAAG GTCCTGTAAAAGACATAGACGACGCGGCCGAGCGATTTATTGCAGAGCAAAGGAATGCTCttgcgcgcgccgccgcccgcgcccagAGGAAATCTCCACAGag ATTCATAGAGAACACGACCATAGAGATAGCGAACGAGCTCGCGTCCACCCGAGACGACGACTTGCTCCGGAGACAGGAGGCGTTCATCAACGCCAACAGAGCCGGCCTGAGGAGACG TATGCGAACCCCGTCGCCCCCGCGTCGctcgccgtcgccgccgcgccgccgctcgccgccgccgcgacacAATAACCCGCCCGATGAG GAATCAGAATACCGTCGTCGCGTGCGTGAGCAAGAGAGCCTTCGAGAAAGAGTCTTAAGAGCCAAGGAGGTGCGGAGACGGAAGAACGCCGTCACACTGCAGAAACAACTGCAGGAGAG ACAACGCCTAGAGAAAGAGCCTACAAAACCCGACTCAGAACCCCCAAAACCGACCGACGCAGCTCTAGACAAGGACAGAAAACCCGAGCCGCTCCGGACAGACAAGGACAGGAAGCCCGAAGTTATACGAACTGTTCCGAAGTCTCCCGAAAGAGTTAAGTCGCCGCCGCGACCCGCGTATGAAGATCTTACGCCGCCTAGAGAAGCTAGTCCGGTTAAGGAG CCGCAACAAAAGTCCCCTGAACGCAACATGACGCCCCCCCTCCCGCCCCCCTCGGCGCGCGCCGTCGACCGCGCCGCCGACATAGACCTGGAGATAGACGACCTGGATCTGATCCTGGGCGATATCGATGGGATCCtgtctgatgatgaagatgtgGGGCGGAGCAAGGGAGCCAGCAA ACAAGCGGACCCGCCCAAGCCCAAGACCGACCTGCGCAGCCGCCTGCCGCCCAAGCCCAGCGCCCAGGATGTGCGCCCGCCCAAGCAGAGGATCGTGTTCAATGAGGACAGGGATGAGAAGACGAGGAGAG ATAAATCACCTCCTGCTAAAAAAGTCGCGGTTGAGAAAACCTCGCCTCCCGTTGAAAACAACGAAAATGTGGAAAAGAAGCAGGCCAAG GCTAAACAAGACACCGATACACTGTCTTGGAAAATGCGTCAGCGAATCACCTACGAGAATAAACAGAAAGAG CCAGAAAAGGAGGAGAAACTGGATGACGCAAAGAAACCGCAACCGTTCCTGAACCGTCGCGTCGTGCTCCAGCGCAAGGCGCCCACTCCCACCAAACTGGACAAACCGGACAAATCCGTGTTCTCCCGGATAGAGATCAAGACGGACCCGACCAAGCCCAACCCGGGGATATTCAGCCGGGCAGTCCGCACTGCCATCGGGACGGACAAATCAAGGATCGTTCTCAAAAAGCAAGAAGAACCCCAAGTGGAATATGAGTCTGAATCCGATGTGGATGAAGAGAAACTGCTCAGCGAAGAAGTTGGGATGGTAGCGGTGGTGGTGAACCTTCCGCATGGCATGACCGATACCAGGCTGAAGACGCTGGCTGGCAGCGATGTGCAG